DNA from Mycobacterium sp. SMC-8:
ACTTGATGAGGCAGGGTTGCGGTTCATCGTCGGATCGAGGGTTACCAAAGCGCCCAACGATCTGGCCTCGCACTTCCATTGGCACGGCGACTTCTTCACCGATGGCCAGATCATCGACACCATCACCCCACGCGATCGACGCGGCACCGCGACCAAGACCAGCGACCCCAAGCGCAAAGCCGAGCCCGTCTGGGATCCGGCGACCCACACCAAGTCCTGGCGGGCGGTGTGGGCGTACTCGACCAAACGCGCGGTGCGCGACACCAAGACGCTCAACCTGCAGGAGAACAAGGCCCGCGCGGTCGTCGCCGGCGAGAAAGCCGCGCGGGTACCGCGGTTCATCAAGAACTGCAACGGTTCCCAAGAATTTGACGAGGCGTCGTTGCAGCGCGCCCGCCGCTTGGTCGGGCTCAAGGGCTACGTCACCAACATCGACGCCGCACTGATGCCCGCGACCGAAGTGGTCGCCAGCTACCACGACCTCTGGCACGTCGAGGCGTCCTTCCGGATGTCCAAATCCGACCTCGCTGCCCGGCCCATGTTCGCCCGCACCCGCGACGCCATCGAAGCCCACCTGACCATCGTGTTCACCGCCCTGGCCGTCAGCCGCGAAGTCCAGACCCGCACCGGCCTGTCACTGCGCCGATTCCTACGCACCCTCAAACCCCTGCGATCAGCCACCATCGACCTCAACGGCGTCATCGCCACCTACCCGCCAGCCCTAAACACCGAGGTCAACGCAATCCTCAACGCACTGAACGCCGAGAATTCAAGGCACTAAGCCAAATGACCCAACTCGGGCGATCGCCTCGACCCGCAGGTGCCAGAACCGCGCTCGGGTGTCGTAATCGGCGGCCTGAGTTTTTGTGTCGACCACCATCATGCGGGCGATCCGTCGTCCCACGGGCTCATTGACATAGGCGGCGAAGGACAGAGTCAGCTCGGTGAGGTCGCCGCGTAGCGATCCGGTGTCGGGCACCGCGATGATGGTTTCGCTGTAGGAGAGCAGCGCTTCGAGGACGAGTTGGCGTTCGCTGTCCCAGGTCTGATGCAGATAGCGGGTGCTCAGCCCCGACCGGTGCGCCACACCTTCCATGCTGAACCGATCCGCGCCCACTGCTGAAGTTCAGCTAATGCGGCGTGGATTGCAGCATCACGCTGCGACGCATCGGCGTCGGACACCTGATTCCCCCCGGTATGGCCTGCGTGTCGAGCCTACGAGAACCGCGGCGATCTACCGTCGTTTCGGGAATTTTCGTTGCGCAGGGACAGAACCGACGCGCTACAGGAAACTTCTGCGGGTCTGTGTCAGATCTAGGCGGACTTCAACCTGATTCGCCAGCGCACAAAAGCGAGGTAGGCCACGCTGATCACGATCAGCATGCCCATGTCGAACAGCCATGCGCCGGAACTGTGTTCCCAGTGGCGGTCCTGCGGGGTCAGCGGTCCCGGCACCAACCGGATGAGGTCGATCGTCGACGCCGACGCGGCGAAACCCCATCGCGCGGGGGTGAACCACGACATCTGGTCCAGCACGATCCGGTCGGTCACCGGAATCATGCCGCCGGAGAACACCAGCTGGGACATGATCGCGACCACCAGCAGCGGCATGATCTGCTCGGCGGACTTGGCCAGTGCCGACAACGCCAGACCGACCATCGCGGCGGCCACACAGGTCACCGCGATGTCGGTGAACAGTTCCAGACTTCGGTTGCCGAGCAGTGCGCCGCTTTCCACCGCACCCGCACCCCAGCCCTTGCCTGCGATCGCGATCGCCGTGACGATCGCGGCCTGCACGACGGCGAACGCGGTGAACACCACCACCTTGGCAAGCAGATAGGCCGAGGTCGACAGGCCGACGGCCTGCTCACGCCGGAAGATCGCCCGCTCTCCGATCAATGCCCGGATGGTCAGCGCGGTCCCCATGAAGATCGCGCCGACGTTGAGCATGACCAGGATCTGCCCGGGCTCGTTGGGCGCCTCACCGCCCTCCATGGCGGTCTTCGGCACGCCGAACCCGACGTCGCCGGGTACCGACAGTGACAGCACGCCCATGATGAACGGCAGGAGCATCAGGAAGGCGAAGTAGCCGCGGTCGGAGATCACCAACCGGATCTGGCGCCGCGCGATCGTGGACAGCTGACGGCGCAGGCTGGTACGGGTCGGGTTGCCCAGCTCCGACGGCGTCAACGCCGGCGGCTGCGGGGGCGGGGGCCCGTTCTGGGCGAGATAGCGCTGCGCGGCGGCATCGGGATCGCCGGCGACGGAGCTGAAGATGTCGGCCCAGTTCGTCGTGCCCATCGACGGGCCGATCTGGCTCGGCGGTCCGTAGAACGCGGTCTTGCCGCCGGGGGCCAGCAGCAGCACCTGATCGCACACGTCCAGATAGGTCAGCGAGTGGGTGACGACCAGCACGACGCGGCCGGCGTCGGCGAGCTGGCGCAACATGGTCATGACCTGGCGGTCCAGTGCGGGGTCCAGGCCGGAGGTGGGCTCGTCGAGGATCAGCAGGGACGGACCGGTCAGCAGTTCCAGCGCCACCGACGCGCGCTTGCGCTGGCCGCCGGAAAGCTTGTCGACGCGGGTGTCGAGGTGCTTGGTCATCTCGAGCTCTTCGAGCACCTCGTTGACGACCTGCTCGCGGTCGGCCTTCGTGGTGTCGGGCGGCAGCCGCAGCTCGGCGGCGTACATCAGCGCCTGCCTGACGGTGAGCTGCCCGTGCACGACGTCGTCTTGGGGGACCATGCCGATCCGGGAGCGCAGCGAGGCGTATTCGGCGTGCACGTCGTGCCCTTCGAACGACACCTGGCCTGTGGTCGGGTGCGTGTACCCGGCCACCAGGCGCGCGAAGGTCGACTTGCCGGCGCCGGACGGGCCGATCACCGCGGTCAGTGTGCCCGGACGGGCCGACACCGAGATGTTGTCGAGCAGGGTCTTGTTGTTCTCGATGGTCCACGTGACGCCGTGGACGTCGAGGCCACCGGTGGCGGTCGCGGCGGCGGTTTCGGTGCGGCGGACCAGCGTCCCGTCGCGGAACACCAGGTCGACGTTGCCGATGGTGACGGTGTCGCCTTCGGTGAGCATCGCGCTGTCGACGCGCGAGCCGTTGACGAACGTGCCGTTGATGCTGCGGTTGTCGCGGATCTCGGCTCCGCCGGGCGTCGGCACCAGGGTTGCGTGGTGACGCGAGGCCAGCACGTCGGGGATGACGATGTCGTTGTCGGACGAGCGCCCGATCTTGATCGAGCCGGGCGGCGCCTCCGCGGGCCGGCCGGGCCGCAGGATCTTGAGCATGCTGGTGGCGAGGTTGCCGTCGCCGCCGGACCGGGGCGCCGCAGCCGGCCCCATCACGGTCACCGACTCCATCGCCGGAGACGAGATCGGCTGCGGGGCGGGTCGGGACTGCTGAGGCTGCGGGTGCGACGGCGGCCCGGGTGGCCGGGTCGGGTACGGCCGCTGCACCGGCGGACGCGCGGTAGGAGGCGGAGGTTGCGACGGCCACGTCGTGCTGGGCCTGCCGGTCACCGGGACCGCGACCGTCGGGGGTGGCGAGCCGGCCGAGCCCTGGTGGCGGCCGACCTCGAAGACCAGCAGCGGACCGTCGGGATTGCCGATATGGAGCTGTGCGCCGTCGGTGATCTCGGCCGCGGGAACCCGCCTGCCGTTGACGTACATGCCGTTGAGGCTGCCGTTGTCGATCGCCACCCAGCGGCCCTGGTCGAATCGCAGCACCAGATGGGCCCGCGAGATCAAGGGGTGGGCGATCCGGATGTCGGCCCGCAGGTCCCGGCCGACGACGACGTCGTTGCCGGCCGCGAAGGAGCGTGTGGATCCGTCATACCGAACGGTCAGCGCAGGGGTTGCTGGTCGGCTCACGGAGCCGCTCCGGCGGCGACATTGGACATCGCGCGCAACTCTATCGGGTGGCGGTCATGCCGGTACGTGCCACCTGACGGTGTCGATGATCTGTTGCCGCGCTGTTACCGGCTTGTTCTCTACGGCCAGTGGTGCAAGCCGCCGTGCTGGGCATCCCTCCGGTCCCCGCGCCGTGGCGATCATCGCGACACGCCCGTGATCCGGCGACCTACGCCCTCCGGCATGCATGCACTCAGTGAAGGTACGAAATGCGCTGTGAGAGAGGCGGATAGCGTCACTGTTCCGAGATCGGGAGGGGTCGAAGACGCAAGGTGTGCGCAGCCCCCGTGGCGGCTCGACGAATTCTAGGGATTTCTCTCTATTTTAGGGTGGAGCAATGCCGCGGCCCGCCCGATACACCGTCGACGCCCTTCTCGACGCCGCCGCGCAGCTTCTGGCCCAGGACGGTGTCTCCGCGGTGACGATGTCGGCGGTCGCGCGCAGCGCCGGCGCGCCGAGCGGGTCGGTCTACCACCGCTTCCCGTCGCGCGCGGCGCTGTGCGGCGAATTGTGGGTGCGCACCGAGGAACGGTTCCAGGAGGAGCTGATCGAGGCGTTGTCGGTCGACGGCGATGCCCAGCAGCGCTGCGTGAACGGTGCGCTGCGGATCGTGCAGTGGTGCCGCGAGCATCCCGTCGAGGCCCAGGTTCTGCTCGCCGGGCCCAACGAGCTCGGGCTGGGGGAGTGGCCCGACCCGGTGACGGGCCGTCGGAAACGCTTGCAGCGCAAGCTGCGTAAGGTGCTCTCCGAGCTGCCCGACGACCTCGCGCGCGTCAACGCCGCGATCATGGACGTGCCGGCGGCGATCGTGCGGCGTCACCTGCGGGCGCGTCAGAGCATCCCGGCGACCGCCGATGCGATCGTCGAGGACTGCGCCCGCGCGCTCATCGCCCCGAGCTGACCGGCTTCTGCGTTCCTGGGGAGCCGGTGCGCACGCAGTAGGTGTGGCTGTAGATCGTCGGCATGCACAGGTTGCAGTGGTCGCAGATCGACGTCACGCTGCTGTCGGCGTGAATCCGGTTGAGCAGATCAGGTTCAGCGAGCAGGGCACGCCCCATCGCGACGAAGTCGAAGCCCTCGGCCATCGCGCGGTCCATCGTCTCGCGGTTGGTGATCCCGCCCAGCAGGATCAGCGGCATCGTCAACTCGTCGCGGAATTTCTTGGCGTCCCGCATCAGGTAGGCCTCGTGGTACGGGTACTCGCGCATGAACTTCTTGCCGGTCATCCGGATGCCCCACGACAGCGGGGGTTTGAAGGCCCGGGAGAACTCCTTGACCGGAGCGCCGCCACGGAACAGGAACATCGGATTGAGCAGCGAGCTGCCCGCGGTCAGCTCGAGCGCGTCGAGGCCGCCGTCCTCTTCGAGCCACTTCGCGGTCTGCAGAGATTCCTCCAGCGGAATGCCGCCCCGCACACCGTCGGACATGTTCAGTTTCGCGGTGACCGCGATCTGATCGCCGACGGCGCGTTTGACGGCCAGCACCACGCCGCGGGCCACCTTGGCGCGGTTCTCCAGCGACCCTCCGAATTCGTCGGTGCGCCGGTTGATCAGCGGGGACAGGAACGAGCTGGCCAGGTAGTTGTGACCCAGGTGGATCTCGACCGCGTCGAACCCGGAGTCGATGGCCAGCCGGGCCGCGTTGGCGTGCGCCTCGGTCACCTCGGCGATGTCCTCACGGGTGGCCTTCTTGGCGAACCGCATCGAGAGCGGATTGAAGAACCGCACCGGCGCCAGGGCCTGGGCCTTGTTGGTGCGCGAGTTGGCCACCGGTCCGGCGTGGCCGATCTGCGCGCTGATCGCGGCGCCCTCGGCATGAACCGCGTCGGTCAGCCTGCGCAGACCCGGCACCGCCTCGGGCCGCATCCACAGCTGCCACCCGTCGGTCCGCCCGCCCGGTGCGACGGCGCAGTACGCGACCGTGGTCATACCGACCCCACCGGCGGCGGGAAGCCGGTGGTAGGTGATCAAATCCTCGGTGACCAGCGCATCCGGAGTCGAGGCCTCGAACGTCGCGGCCTTGATGATGCGGTTGCGCAGGGTCAGCGGCCCCAGCTTGGCCGGACTGAACACATCGGGTGCGACTGTCATGTCGTCGAGCATGCCACGCCCTCGGGGCGGAACAACACTGCCTGTCAGAATGATGCGCGTGGGTGCAATCACTTTGGACGGCAAGGCCACGCGCGACGAGATCTTTGTCGACCTGAGAGAGCGCGTCGCGGCGTTGACCGCTGCCGGCAGGACGCCGGGCCTCGGGACGGTGCTGGTCGGGGATGACCCCGGGTCGCAGGCCTATGTGCGCGGTAAGCACTCGGACTGCGCCAAGGTGGGCATCAACTCGATCCGGCGCGATCTGCCCGCCGACATCTCGCAGGAGACCCTGCTCGAGACCATCGACGAGCTCAACGCGAACCCCGACTGCACCGGTTACATCGTGCAACTGCCGCTGCCCAAGCACCTGAACGAGAACGCCGCGCTGGAACGCATCGATCCCGGTAAGGACGCCGACGGCCTGCACCCGACGAACTTGGGCCGGCTGGTGCTCAACGAGCCGGCGGCGCTGCCGTGCACCCCGCGGGGCATCGTGCACCTGTTGCGCCGCTACCAGGTGGAGATCGCCGGCGCCCACGTCGCCGTGATCGGCCGTGGCGTCACAGTCGGCCGCCCGCTGGGTCTGCTGCTCACCCGGCGCTCGGAGAACGCGACGGTCACGCTGTGTCACACCGCAACGCGTCACCTGCCCCAGATCACCCGCGAGGCCGACATCATCATCGCCGCGGCCGGGGTGCCGCACATGGTCACCGCCGAGATGGTCCGGCCTGGCGCCGCCGTCGTCGACGTCGGGGTCAGCCGTGACGACGCCGGAAAGCTCGTCGGCGACGTACATCCGGACGTGTGGGAAGTGGCCGGGCACGTTTCGCCGAATCCCGGCGGTGTCGGTCCGCTGACGCGGGCCTTCCTGCTGACCAACGTCGTCGAGCGCGCCGAGGCACTCGCCGCCTCGTGACCGTCAGGGAGTTCGCGCGCAAGGTGTTCGCCGCGCAGTGGCCCATTTTGGTGGTGGCGCTGTTGCTGACCGCGGCGTTCGTCCTGGTGGCCGCGGGCTTCTGGCGGCGTGGCGCGCTGGTCATGGCCGTCGGGGTCGCCGTCGCGTCCGGGCTGCGGTTGGCCCTGCCCGACGACCGCGCCGGACTGCTGGCGGTGCGCAGCCGCACGGTGGACTTTGTGACCACCGCCTCGGTCAGCGCTGCGATGCTCTACATCGCGTGGACTATCGATCCGCTCGGCACGAGCTGAGCCGGTGTATCAGGTCGGGCGCCGGAGAATGAATTGCCAGGCCCACGGTATGTACTGCATCGGCCGTTCGAGCGCCCTGGCGATCCATCGGACCTTCTGGGGAATGACCTCGGGCGGATAGTTGAAGTTTCGGACGTGCGCGACGTCGAAACCCGCGCGGCCGGCGGACTGCCTGATGTGTTTCATCGTCACGACGTAGAAGTCATGGTTCCAGTGCACCGGCGAGAGCTTCCAGTAGCGGTGCTGCAGGGTGGTGGGCAGCCAACCCATCAGCGGCAGTCGGCTGTGCGACTCGATCAGGAAGTGCGGGTTCGGGATCTGTCCCACCACGACGCCGCCGGGCTTGAGCACCCGGAAGATTTCCCGCAGGCTCGGGTCGCGTTCGTCCGGGGGGATGTGTTCGAAGACGTTGGCGAAGAGCGCGACATCGAAAGTCGCATCGGGGAATTCGAGCCGGCTCGCCCGCGCGGGGTGCAACACGCAGCCACGGGGCGTGACGAGTTCACCGGGCAGCGTCGGGTCGATGCCGGTCCATTTCGGCACGCGAGTCAACTGCCCCATCTGGTCGGTCAATGCTCCCCGCTGGCAACCGATCTCGATGCCATAGGCCGCGCCGAGCGCACTGAACTCATCGACCAGGCCGGCCAGGCTCTGGCTGAGAACGGCACCGCGTGTGACCCACTCGTCCTCGGTCTGCAGAACCTGGGACCTGACGAATCGGCGCAGGCGCCCCAGGTTCGCCGGAACCTTGGTTTCGTCCTCGCCGGCCATCAACTCCAGTGGCCGCGCAGCCTGCTCCCTGCTCTTCAACATTCATTCCCCCGGTTCTGAGTACGACAATCCTGACGGTTTTTCGTGGTCACGCTGGCTGCATCCGCTGCAGGATCGAAGCCGGGCCTGCCCGGAGAGCTCACGCAGGATTCCCGATGTGTTCGCCGGCGTGGACCCGCCGGCGAACCGACTGCACCATGTGGCCGCTCAGTCCCGACTGGTGCCCGCGCAGGACCGTGCGCAGCACCCGGATGCCGTCGCTGATCGAATGAAGGTTGGACTTGCCTGCCCGCCGCGGCAGTTCGAGGCTGGGCACCTCGGCGACTCGTAGGCCGGCCCGCATGGCGTGCACGACCATCTCTGCCTCGATCTCGAAGCCGGTCGCGGACAGGGCGAGCGCATCGAGGTAGCGGCGGTGGAACGCGCAGAATCCGTAGCACAGGTCGGTGAGCTCGGCCCGGTACAGCGTGTTGAAGACGCCGAGCAGGAACCGGTTGCCGAGCCGCCGGAATCTGGTGATGTCGAGAGACCCGCCGCCCGGGATGAAGCGCGACCCCTTCACGAAGTCGTAACCGTTGGCGAGGAAGTGCAGGTAGTGCTTGATCTCGTCGGGGGTCATGCTGCCGTCCGCGTCCATCATCACGATGACGTCGCCGGACGCGGCGAGGAAACCGGTCCTCAACGCGCTGCCCTTGCCGACACCGTCCTGCGGGACCACCATGATGTCCGGCCGGCAACGCTGGGCGGTGACCAGCGTGGCATCCGTGGACTTGCCGTCGACGAGGATGACCTCGTCGACGTCGTCGGCGATCTGTTGCAGAACCCACCCGATGTTGCGCGCCTCATTCTTCACGGGGATCACCAGGCTGACGCTCAATGCCTGGGGAATCGCGCGTTCCTTCTTGCTGCGTGCGTCCAGGTGGACCAGTGGGTCGGTCGCCACTCGCGCCATCAACGGCGCGGAATCCTGCACATACTCGTGGGAAATTCGTTGCTCAGTCATTCAAACCCCCCGGTATACCTACTGCATTTTCAGTGAATGACAGTTAATTAGCTGTTTGTGCGCCGTCGTGTCCCGCAGCACTATGACCGGGCTCACGCTAGCATCGCTATTTGCCGCTTGCAATACAGTTCAAAGGACTTTTGTTCGCCGGCAACCCAGGCTTTAACAGGCGCGTAGTCGCAGGAGTAAATATTCGCTGTAGTGCACTCAGCGATGTTGTGTGATTATGCAAGGAATATTGTTTCGAAGAAAACTTGTGATTCGCGCGTGACCTGCGGATCTGCAAATTCGAATAGCAGTCGTAACGCCCGAATTCGGGGCCGTCCACCGTGTCGGACGGTGGTGTCCGCCAGCGGGTGCCGCGACGTCCCTGCCAGGTAACTGTGAAGGTGGTGTCCGTGCTGATGACGTGCCGACAGAATTCGCGCGCAATCCCTGCCGGCGGTCAGGTGTGGGACCTCACGGCGCGGTGGTGGATCGCCCCTTTTCGGCGTGCGGGCTCAGGGCGGCTCAGGCGAGGGTCGCGCGGATACACACCGTGATGTACGGCAGCGCCAGCCCTGAGCTGTTCGCCAGCGCCGGGTGGGTTGCCAGCAGCTCCCGCACCCGGTCCAGGGTCCGGGCTCGCACCTTCTCCGGCGAGGTGATGCAGTAACTGCGCGAGGCCACCAGGTCGACCAGGGCCTGCGGAGTCAGATAACTCGTCCACTCCACCTCGTGGCGTTCGACATCTCTGAAGGCGGCGGGAAGGTCGACCGTCTGAGTGAAGGGATCGACCTCGTGGCCGATGATGTCGCCGAGATCCTTGACCCAGCCCAACCGTTCGTCACGGTTGTTCCACACCAGTCCGAGGCGCCCGCCCGGCCGCAGTACCCGGGCCACTTCCTTGACGGCGCGTTCCGGGTCGAACCAGTGCCATGCCTGCGCGACGAGCACCGCGTCGACGCTGCCGTCGGGCAGGGGGATCTCCTCGGCGGTGCCGAGCAGTGCCGGGGTGTCGGGCAGCGACGTGCTCAGCAGCTCCAGCATCTCCGGGATGGGATCCACAGCCACGACGTCCAAGCCGCGCTCGACCAGTCGGGTGGTCAACTTGCCCGTGCCGGCGCCCAGATCCAGGACTTCCAGACGGTTTGAGCCGCCGTCGGGCAGCAACCAGTCGATGGCCTCCGGCGGGTACGACGGCCGCCCCCGTTCGTAGGCGGCCGCCTCCGCACCGAAGGACAGTGAGCGGCGGTCGGGGGAGCCGTTCACCGTGACGCCAGCTCCAGGGTGCGCCGGATCAGCTTGCCCACCGCGTCGGTCTCCACCAGGAAGCCGTCGTGGCCGAATTCGGAGTCCACGACGTCGAGTCCGTCGCAACCGGGAAGCAGCTCGGCCAGCTCGGTCTGCAGGCGCAGTGGGTAGAGCCTGTCGGTGGTGATCCCGCCCACCACCGCGGGCACCGGGCACCCTTGCAGTGCCGCGGCCACCCCGCCGCGGCCGCGCCCCACGTCATGGCTGGACAACGCGTCGGTCAGGGCGACATAGGTGCCGGCGTCGAAGCGGGCCAACAACTTTCGGCCCTGGTATTCCAGATAGCTCTGCACCGCGTACCGACCGCCGGTGGCGGGATCCTCACCGAGCTGTGGGTCGTTGCCGAACCGTTCGTCGAGCTCGGCCTCGCCGCGGTAGGTCAGGTGGGCGAAGCGCCGCGCGATCTCCAGCCCGGACCCGGGGAAGCGCCCCGTGCCGTGATAGTCGCCGCCGCACCAGTCCGGGTCGGCTTTGATCGCCGCCACCTGAGTGCTCTGCGTCCCGATCTGATCGGCGGTGGCGCGGGCGCCGACAGCCAGGATCAGTGCCGAACGCACGCTGTGCGGGTGGGCGATGATCCACTCCAAAGCCCTTGCCCCGCCCATGGATCCGCCGATGACCGCGGCGACATCGGTGATCCCGAGCCGTTCCAGGGCGGCCACGTCGGCAGCCACCTGGTCGCGCACCGAGATCGTCGGGAACCGGGATCCCCAGGGTTTGCCGTCCGGGGCGAGTGAGCTCGGGCCGGTCGAGCCGCGGCAGCCACCCAGCACATTGGTCGAGATCGCGCACCACCGGTCGGTGTCGATCGGGGCGCCCGGTCCTGCGACGCCGTCCCACCAGCCCGGGGTCGGGTGGTCGGGTCCGGCGGGGCCGGTGATGTGCGAATCACCGGTCAGTGCGTGCAGTACGACGACGACGTTGTCCCGATTTGGTGAGAGCTCACCCCACCGTTGCACCGCGATGGAGACGTCGTCGACGACCTCGCCGTTCTCCAGGGTCAGCGAACCGATGTCGACGACGCCGATCTCCCCTTCGGGCGGCAACGCCACACGATCGGTGAGGATGTCCACGATTGTCATCAGAACGACGCCACGGTCTTCGGATCGGCACCGGCTGCGCTGAACGGTTTGGCCGCGGCGAAGCCCTGCTCCAGGTCGGCCAGGATGTCGTCGATGCCCTCGATGCCCACCGCCAGCCGTACCAGACCTGCAGTGACGCCGCTGGCGAGCTGCTCCTCGGAGGACAGCTGCTGATGCGTGGTCGAAGCGGGATGGATCACCAGCGACCGCACGTCGCCGATGTTGGCGACATGGCTGTGCAGGGTGAGCGCGTTGACGAACGCCTTGCCGGCTTCGACGCCGCCGGCCAGTTCGAACGCGAGGACGGCGCCGGTTCCCTTGGGCGCCAGCTTCTTTCCGAGGTCATGCCACGGCGAGGACGGCAGGCCCGCGTAGTTGACCGAGACGACGTCGGGGTGCGCCTCGAGGAACTCGGCCACCCGTTGCGCGTTGGCCACATGACGTTCCATCCGCAGGCTGAGCGTCTCGAGGCCCTGCGCGATCAGGAACGCGTTGAAAGGTGCGGCGGCGCTTCCCAGATCGCGGAGCAACTGCACCCTCGCCTTGAGTGCGTAGGCCGGCGGGCCGAGTTCGGCGAAAACCACGCCGTGGTAGCTCGGGTCCGGTTCGGTGAAGCCGGGGAAGCGGCCGTTGGTCCAGTCGAAGGTGCCGCCGTCGACGATCACGCCCGCGATCGCCGTGCCGTGCCCGCCGAGGTACTTCGTCGCCGAATGCACGACGATGTCGGCGCCGTGGCTCAGCGGTTGGATCAGGTACGGGGTGGCGATGGTGTTGTCGACGATCAGCGGAACCCCGACCTCATGCGCGACACCGGCGACCCCGGGTATGTCGAGGATGTCGATCTGCGGGTTGGAGATCGTCTCGCCGAAGAACGCCTTGGTGTTCGGGCGCGCGGCGGCTCGCCACGAGTCGAGGTCGTCGGGGTTCTCGACGAACGTGACCTCGATGCCCAGCTTGGGCAGCGTGTAGTGGAACAGGTTGTAGGTGCCGCCGTAGAGACGCGGGCTGGAGACGATGTGGTCGCCGTGGTTGGCGATGTTGAGGATCGCAAAGGTCTCCGCGGCCTGCCCGGAGGCCAAAAACAGCGCCGCGACCCCACCCTCAAGCGCGGCGATGCGCTGCTCGACGACGTCCTGCGTCGGGTTCATGATGCGGGTATAGATGTTGCCGGGCTCGGCGAGGCCGAACAGCGCGGCGGCGTGGTCGGTGCTGTCGAAGGTGTAGCTGGTGGTCTGGTAGATCGGCAGCGCCCTGGCGTTGGTTGCGCTGTCGGGGCTCTGACCTGCGTGCACCTGTTTGGTCT
Protein-coding regions in this window:
- a CDS encoding bifunctional o-acetylhomoserine/o-acetylserine sulfhydrylase, with product MTLSDITAHWSFETKQVHAGQSPDSATNARALPIYQTTSYTFDSTDHAAALFGLAEPGNIYTRIMNPTQDVVEQRIAALEGGVAALFLASGQAAETFAILNIANHGDHIVSSPRLYGGTYNLFHYTLPKLGIEVTFVENPDDLDSWRAAARPNTKAFFGETISNPQIDILDIPGVAGVAHEVGVPLIVDNTIATPYLIQPLSHGADIVVHSATKYLGGHGTAIAGVIVDGGTFDWTNGRFPGFTEPDPSYHGVVFAELGPPAYALKARVQLLRDLGSAAAPFNAFLIAQGLETLSLRMERHVANAQRVAEFLEAHPDVVSVNYAGLPSSPWHDLGKKLAPKGTGAVLAFELAGGVEAGKAFVNALTLHSHVANIGDVRSLVIHPASTTHQQLSSEEQLASGVTAGLVRLAVGIEGIDDILADLEQGFAAAKPFSAAGADPKTVASF
- a CDS encoding homoserine O-acetyltransferase — its product is MTIVDILTDRVALPPEGEIGVVDIGSLTLENGEVVDDVSIAVQRWGELSPNRDNVVVVLHALTGDSHITGPAGPDHPTPGWWDGVAGPGAPIDTDRWCAISTNVLGGCRGSTGPSSLAPDGKPWGSRFPTISVRDQVAADVAALERLGITDVAAVIGGSMGGARALEWIIAHPHSVRSALILAVGARATADQIGTQSTQVAAIKADPDWCGGDYHGTGRFPGSGLEIARRFAHLTYRGEAELDERFGNDPQLGEDPATGGRYAVQSYLEYQGRKLLARFDAGTYVALTDALSSHDVGRGRGGVAAALQGCPVPAVVGGITTDRLYPLRLQTELAELLPGCDGLDVVDSEFGHDGFLVETDAVGKLIRRTLELASR